Genomic segment of Marmota flaviventris isolate mMarFla1 chromosome 4, mMarFla1.hap1, whole genome shotgun sequence:
TTGCTTGTCTTGATGGTTTCCTGGAAGTCTGCTACTCAATGACTACTGAAAACTCCTCAGCATGACCTACGTTCTTCCTTTTGCTCCCTggcttttcttttgttcattgAACATACCAAGTTCATTGCTGTTTCAGGCCCTTTAGGCCTGCAATTTCTTCTGCCTAGAGAGCCATATGTTGGATCTTTACCAATATCTTATGTAAGATTCAGCTCAAAGTTTATCTCCTTAGATAGTTCTTCCTTTGCATTCAATTTAAGTACCCTCCCTTTACCAATCCAGCACATTATCTGACCTCCAGCCAGGGTAGCTCCTAGGCCATGCAGAAACTATGGGCAAATTACAAATATGTACCTTAAAAAGGAGGACAAATTAGAAAAAACTTGAAAGTGGCATCCTGCTTTTCACTCTTCTTATAGGAAATTATCTTGTTTACCAACATCAGTGGTTCTACCTATTAGATGTCAGAGGCACACACCCTCCAtcccagttgtgacaaccaaaaatgtaaTTAACATGGTGACTGGGATCTTTTCTGTCTAGTTCACCCCTAGAAACTCAGATCCTAGcataaatacaatgtaaatgctcaATGAgtgatagatgaatgaatgaatgatgctatgtaagtacttttaaaaaaatttctgtagttgtagatgaacagaatgcctttattttatttgtttatttttatgcggtactgaggatcgaacccagttcctcacgcatgctaggcaagtgctctgcactgagctacagtcccaaccCCATTACTTCTTAAGACCTGAAAAGATGTGATCAAATAGGCCATTAATTCAGCTCCAACTCTGTTGACAGGAAAAACACagtgattttatttcataaaaataatagagttatttttatgaaataggGATGCAGATGAACAAGTCAGAAACTTCAAGAAAGCCAGTATTGAAGTGGATGATGAAGCAATGATGAAGGGCAGGACTGATCCGTCAGGGGGGTACAAACTTCCAAACCAAGAGAATTTGTAAAAAGAGTTAAAAATCCATGCTACCCACATGTTATATAACTATTAACAGGTATACTGCAAAAGAGAATCTCAACTGACTGATGGGTATAGAACAAAGAATGTTAGATAAGCAGTGGGGGAAATTCAGATAACACTGGACAACGATGCAAGCAAGTCTGCTAGTGATGCATTAGGAGTAAGAATCGCTATTACTATAACAATGGAGAAAGAAGTCTAGGGTgaggaaaaaaggagaaggggGGACCGAGGACATTATTATTATGCAAAAGAGCAAGAGAAATGCATTATGAGGAAGAGACGAAGATTTCAGTGGGATCTTTGGCCTACATGTTTGCCCTGGCACTAACATTCAGTGTTAGTTTTCTACATTTTAGTTTCTTCTAACCTTCCATTTCTGCACTTGGcaaattgtgaatttttttttaaacagggaaaATTACAGTGTTTACTCTTTTCCAAGTTGTTCCAAGAGTCAAGATTCTAGTTTAATCCATCTTACATTAACACATGAGGAGTCTATTACCTGTTAAGTTAGATAATACTCATTAGAATAGCATAGCACATAATAGTCAATGCTagtgatttttgttattgttaataaCACATCATGtgactttactatttttttttttttaatatttatttatttattttagttctcggcggacacaacatctttgtttgtatgtggtgctgaggatcgaacccgggccgcatgcatgccaggcgagcatgctacagcttagccacatccccagccccatgacttTACTATTTTGATGATATGGACAAATTATCATGATTTGTCCCTACAATCTCTTGGgtaatgaagaaatgaatataaTAGTATACAATATTAATGTATAACAAACTGTACTTTTGGAGAGTGGTTGCATATCTCTTAAAGcatcaagttttttttaaaaaataacaattttcaaTAGAAACCTTTCTAAAGTGGCTTATACCACTCACAAATAAGATAGTAAACATAATGCAACCTTCTTGGCAATTAAGCATCATGAAAACAATCATTTTTCTATAATTCTGTAATGTCTTTTAGGTATCTCAAGCTATTTCTACCCTAAACAACCCCAAAGATCAGTATCTGAACTCAAATTGCTGCTTATTGGTTTTCTTTGTCCTCAAAGACACCCTGATCTGCTAGCTACTCATTTTTGACAATGCCTGACAACAGTGGTCACCCTTCTCTATCCTGCTGCAGGTTTGAAACCCAAATACAGAAGCATTTTAGAATCACATAAAGAATGATTAGGCTGAGGGCATCAAAGAAGTCAGTTTCATAAAATGTGATGTGGAGATGCTATTTTGTCTTATCAGGTTAAtgaggtctttttttaaaaaaaaattgttaaatagtTGTGTTTTCTAAATGAAAGATTGCTGGGGAgctaagttgtagatggatgagatttctggaatttttttaaaaatatttatttattagttttaggtggatacaatatctttattttatatttatatggtgctaaggaaccctgtgcctcacgcatgctaggtgagcactctaccactgagccacaaccccagcccagagattTCAGGAAGTTTTATGTTATACATTTCACACATCTATTTTGTGGATCAGAATGGACAAAAAGCACAAGTTGGCTTCTTCATGAAGAGGCTAACTGCTGACCATTAATGGCTCATGAACGTGTAGCCCCCTTTGTTTGCACTCTCCTCCCCACACCAGTCTGTGTCTTGCATTGCCCTTCAAAAGCCCTGCCAAGATGGCCTCCAGCTCGAAATCTGAGCAGAGTGCTGCAgtctgccccctcccccaaccaCGCAGCTGCTGCTGGCTTAGCCCAAGGGACCCAGAGGCACACCCTATTCCAGCTGAGGTCTCTTTCCACAGTAGCTTAGACAACTGAAGAGCATCTGGCCCAAGGCTGGAAGGATGCAGgttggaggaggaaaaagaatgagCCACACTAGCATCTGCAGTGAAGAGAGACAGTGCAGTGGATTTCATCACTTTTGGGGGCCCCTCAGCCAGATGATTAGCAGTGAATGCAGCACAGTCTGATTGAAAGGGATCATCCAGTTATTGTTCTGCATAATCAATTTAGGTGGTAAGAGAGGAATTTTAAATGTGGTCCACCCATGATGTACTGTCATTCCTTATTCTCACTTTGCTTCAGCTAcgtctttctctttttctttcttctaccacattttaaaatcctgTATTATAAGTAATCTCTTTAAGTTAGTTTACTGGAATATGCGGTTTTGGTGAGTGCACTCCAAAATTAGTTTGAGGACCAATCCTTTCAGTAAAAGGATGCAGCCCTTTTagtgaaaatgtttatttcttggcCCGCTGGGAACCACTGACTCCATATGTTTGGGAGTGGGCCCAAGGATCTTTCTAAAAGGCTTTCTGTGTTAGACAATAGTAGGGTCATCTAGATATCCTGTGCAAAAAGCAACAGAAATTACAGCTTTTTTTAAAGCTCCTACTTGACCTTGGTGAGTCACTAGATTTAGGAACTACtggtttaaatatttttgtaaaggaGATATCATGGTGGTCCAGATGACAGTAACAGtgaaacagctttttaaaaaagaccaaatatacctttcttttcccttgaaTTCCAATTTAAGAAATAGATCTATCAAACTATAGATTTATATGCAGCCACTGTCACCTCCATCTCCCTGGGGCCAGACCCTTCCTGCTATTTAATTAGGCTATACTCCAATCTCATATTGGAGAGAAGAAAGCAGACTTGGCTGTTCTCCCTGGAGAGCATTAACCAGCAGTGATCCTGATTGTTCAGCAAGGTCTTTTAAGGAAAGCTTTGGCTTTCTAAGACTGGCCATAGTTCAGGTCTGGGACCCCGAGTACCCTCTAGGAGTGTTTTTATACACAACTGGGACTTTAATGGTAGTGAAGCACAACTGGGACTTTAATGGTAGTGAAGCAACCATGCAGGGATCAAAATTACCCTGTCAAAAATGAACAGGCCTTACACTTTCCATGCAAAGGGTGGCTGCATTTGGCTTTTGAAGACAATGGCCCTAGCTTTTTCTAATCTCTTCTGCCTGGTTCAGACTCTCATCCACTATTGAGTACTTATTTTGTCACCTTGAATCATTTTTTACCCTTTCAAAAGTGTAATAAGTTTTCTCTCCTCAAATAGGCTATCAGCTCTTTGGGGCAAAGAAAACTTGACTTTAATGGGGCCTTCCTGTGTCCCTGAGAGGGTTACCAAGCTTGCAAAGGAAAGTGGGTCTACTACCAATATCTGTAGCAGAAGAGAACAGCTTCTCATTACTGCAGtgaaagggggtggggtggggtggggtgagaggGCAGGAAAACAATGGCTGGATCTTACTATGGAAGAGGGAGGCTTTTCACCTTGGTCAGTACTAAGACTGACAGAGAGAACAGTCAGAAGCTTTAGGACTTCTGGATATGTAGGTTAAACTGTGAGCCCCACCCCAACCTTAAATCTCAAAGGGTAGGAAATAGCTCTGTTATCTGAACTCCTCTTCCACACCTATGGGTGGGTCCACTGAGTCTCTGAAGACTACAGCTGTCAGGAACAGCACTGCAGAGCTGCAGATGCtgcaatttctgttgttttttgtttcttgcaCACCAGGTCGGATGATTCTACTATTGTCTAACATAGAAAGCCTTTTAGAGCAATTAAGCCAGAAAACACTAGCACTGCCTCCTGAATGTAGGGGCTAAAGCAAGCAAACAGAGTACCTGGCAAAGCCTAAGTCAGCTGACAGTTTGGGCTGTTAGCCTTTTTGTACAAATACTTCTTTCCAGAAGACCACCTAGTTTAACCTTTGAGGCTTCTGGAAGAAAACATGAAGTCTCACGAGTCTGATTAATTCACATCATGGCGGGGGGTGGGTTGGGGGGCACATAGTGAAAAGTTCCTGTTACACATTTGAAACAGAATTGAAGTATTTGAGTAATACTATAATACGAAGCTAACCAAACAGTCCAGGCtggctttcttcttttatcaaaAGGAGTTCTTTGTAATGAATAGCAACTACCTGTACATCAATAATTCTTTAACTTCTTACTAAAAATAGTACTTTTAGGATATCATGCTTTTTCTCAGTTCTACTTTATTAATGTTCCCAGACCCTATTAATCTTATCAAATGTAATGTATTCTAACTAGATTATTTCAAGTTTCCAAATTGTGGACATTCTATTCCAAGAACTCTTCATTGTACCTTGAGAATGAACcacattattttgttcttttctatatttttcatttgccCTGCATCCTGCCTATGCCCtttgtagccataaacctagaatGTCCTGTGTAGTAAAACTGAAGATGCAGTGGTCTTTGTTGGAAGGAAAGGGCCAATCAATACCTTCACAAGCGCTTATAGGGcaggagatggaaaaaaaaaatgtcgcCTATAACAAAGAAACCATCTCTGTGGTTTAGACGCAAAATTGTTAAGGTAATGATAATTTTCAAGTGGGACCTCACAGCTACtgaggagattttttttaagtgcctAGCCATCCATGAAAGTAAAATTTGATGTTGTCCACGAGGTGACCTTTGATTGCAGATAACCAAGACTGGTTTGttggtattgaaaaaaaaaaaaaaaaaaaaaagaaagaaatcaaagcagtTAATTGCCTAGAGATTCATAACTGGGACACGGGATAGGAGAGACATTGTTTCTAAGATGGGAGGAACACGAGATCAGCACCATGGACAGcgccctagcctttttttttttttttctttccgtCTGTTAAGTGGTGTAAAGCTTTCTTTAGTAGCGAATGTCATCAATAGGTCGACTCAAAACAGTGGGGCGGGGGTGTGGGGGAAGGGTAGAGCGGGGTTACTAGCTCAATCACAATCCAGTTCCTCCGTCTCCAATCCGTACTCCTTTGAGGGCAAGAGTCATGAAAATGGGATGGGTCCCTTCCCAGTTGCCAACACTAACTGAAgcacacaaaaagaataaaagaattaaacaaacaataaaagaagCTGAGGCACAGTCGGGCCCATGGAGAATCTGTTACCTGCCTCTCTTCTACTCTGGAAAGGAGACTGTCCTCCAAGTCGCCAGTATGTATGTGTCCACTTGCTGACGGAAAGGCATGGTTGGATTTTTCGAACTCCAAAGAAGTTTAAGGGCTTCTTTGTTAGAAGGGCCGGGACAGGAACATAATTGAGGGGCTGGGAAGAGAGCTACCTAACAGTTCACAGTGGAGCTTTTTGTTTGCCAGTGCCTCCAGTCGAGGCTCTTCTCTCCACTCCCTTACACTCCCTTGTTTACTATGGCCCCCATTTTACGGGAAGTGCAGGTATGCACGGGAGAGGACAGGTTTTCTCTCCCTCTGCAGCGCTCCGGCCCTTACCTGGTAGCCGGCCACCTCCGCACTGTGCCGCTCCTCCAACTCCAGGATCTGCCTCTCCAAGGATTCATTGGCCCCGCGCAGGCCCTCGATCTCAATGGTGCGTGCCTGTAGCTGGCGCCGATACTCGTGGATCTCCTCGCGACTGGCTCGAATGGCTTCGGTGCTGCGCGCCGCCTGCTCGTTCAGGTTGGCGAACTTGGACTTGTACCACTCCTCGGCTGACTGCAGGTTCTTAGCGGCCAGGGACTCATATTGGGCGCGGATCTCCCTCAGCGCTGAACTCAGGTCTGGTTTGGCCACAGCCACGTCCACCTCAGCCGCGGCCTGCGACGATGCCTGCAGCGTGGCTAGCAGTTCAGCTACCTCTTCATCGTGCACCTGGCGCACGAAGGCCAGCTCGTCCAGCAGCGACTCCACCTTCTTTTCCAAGTCCAGGCGGGCCAGAGTGGCGCCGTCCACGTCGCGCTGCTGTGCCTTCAGGGCGCGTTCGGCGCCTTCGCGCCCGCGGCTCTCTTCTTCGCAGCGCGCCCGCAATCGCTGCACCTCTTCGGCCAGGCCGTCGCGCTCCAGCAGGGCCTGCGCGCGCGCCGAGCTTGCCTCCTCCAGCTGCGCGCGCAGGTCGCGCAGCTCGCGCTGGAAGAGCTCTCCCACGCGCGACGGCTCGGCGTGGCGTTGCCGCAGCGCAGCCAACTCGGCCTCCAGCGCGCGGTTCTGTGTCTCCAGCTGGTGCACCTTCTCGATGAACACCGCGAATCGGTCGTTGAGGCCCTGCAGCTGCTCCTTCTCGTTGGTGCGGATGATCTTGTACTCGTTGGTGCGCGCTGCCGCCTGGCTTAAGTCCAGCCCGTCGGACGCCGGCAGCCGGCGGTAGGCCAGGCCCAAGCCAAGCGACGAGGCCGAGGAGCAGGCGGCCGAGGAGGCCACATTGCAGCGGGACAGTGATTGCGAGCGGAAGCTGCCCGCGCCGCCAGTCCCAGAGAGACGCCCAGAGAGGCGAGAGCTGTCCCCGAACACCTTGCGGTAGGAGGAGGCGGAGCACAGGTAATGCTCCGAACCGAAGCTCATGGTGCCAGGATCAGGGCCTGGAGAGCGGCTGCAGCTGGAGCTACTGAAGACGCTAAAGGTGCGGCAGGCTGGGCGCGGCGGGGCGGTGTGCACCGGGTTTTAAGGCGCGGGGGCTGGGACTACGCGTTGGGGGCGGAGCTCCTGCTTCGGGTCCGGCCTGGAGAGGGAAGGGGGGCATCCGGGAGCGGGGGCGGGGAAGCGCAGTGACTACCGCAGCTGCGCGTGCGAGCAACCTTGGGTGCCCAGGCTGGGCCATCTGCGTAGGAGCCGCCTTAAGATTTCCGCGCCTCAGGGAGAATCGACTGCTTTGGAAGTGCCTGGAGCCAAGAGTGGCCAAACGACCCGGTTTTCTCAGCCAGAAACCACACAGCTCTGTCACTTTTCCAAACCCAGGCCTCTCTTCACCCTTTAACCAACTGGGGGAGTAGGTTTTCTGAGAGGTGTCCCCCATATCTATGTCTACCCCTGAGTTCCCATggatgaaatctttttttctccagTAAGAGTGAGAGCCTGAAGGATGAGGCGTTGTCCCCTCTCAGGTGTCTTAGATCTTCCAGGGGAAAAAGTGGGCCTACGTCAGAAAGCATCCCTTCAGCTCTTCAGCTTACAGGGGGAAGATGGGGAAGGGAGAGCAGATCGATAAAGAACGTGAGCCCAAGTTTCAGAGAGTGGAGAGAAGAGGAGGTAGAGTCAGAAAGGGGCCAGGCCTGGAAAAGAAGAAAGCGCTGGGAATTACTGGGCTTCTTTGGTAGGGCTCTAACACAGAACTGGACCACAGGCTGGTGTAAAGGGATAGcagacttgtttttgttttataagttattacatgtttttaaaaaatatttattttttagttgtagttgacacaatacctttattccaatcattcatttttatgtagtggtgaggatcgaacccagggtccagcaggtactaggcgagtgctctttTGAAAATCGGAGGAGCTGGAATGGCTGCTGTGGGTGGATGTGAGGCACCCTTGCTATTTGTGTTAGTGTGTTCTGTTTATCATGCCCCCACCACCACACTCTCCACTGAATCATACCCACCTTCTTAATTCATTACTTTATCTGCCTGAACCTGTAGGCATTTGAAATTTCAGTTTGTGTAAATTAGGTCCTCATGGGCTTTGGAGAGACATTTCCTGGGAGATCTCTTTGGACAAATGAGTTGCCTACAGAGAGATTAAATTCCCAGATTGGGGAAGAGTGTAGGTGATTGAGCTGGCCTTCTTTGCCACACAGTAAGGGAACTCAAAGAATGGGACCTGGAAAGAAGAAGGCTAGGTTATCAGTACTCTCCTTCAAGTTTATAATTATATCATGTTGGGTGTGGATGTGGCTTTGGAGACACAGAAGGAAGACCTTTTCAGTTATATTCCAGAATACCAGACTTAGGGCCTTTTTTGATCTTGAAAGATCTTTTACTTAGAACTACAGgtaaattgggggggggggtatta
This window contains:
- the Ina gene encoding alpha-internexin; its protein translation is MSFGSEHYLCSASSYRKVFGDSSRLSGRLSGTGGAGSFRSQSLSRCNVASSAACSSASSLGLGLAYRRLPASDGLDLSQAAARTNEYKIIRTNEKEQLQGLNDRFAVFIEKVHQLETQNRALEAELAALRQRHAEPSRVGELFQRELRDLRAQLEEASSARAQALLERDGLAEEVQRLRARCEEESRGREGAERALKAQQRDVDGATLARLDLEKKVESLLDELAFVRQVHDEEVAELLATLQASSQAAAEVDVAVAKPDLSSALREIRAQYESLAAKNLQSAEEWYKSKFANLNEQAARSTEAIRASREEIHEYRRQLQARTIEIEGLRGANESLERQILELEERHSAEVAGYQDSIGQLENDLRNTKSEMARHLREYQDLLNVKMALDIEIAAYRKLLEGEETRFSSSGLSVSGLNPPPNPSYLLPPRILSSTTSKVSSTGLSLKKEEEEEEASKVASKKTSQIGESFEEILEETVISTKKMEKSNIEESTISSQNI